A window of the Haloquadratum walsbyi C23 genome harbors these coding sequences:
- a CDS encoding DHH family phosphoesterase — protein sequence MTTDSAGDSGDSRPNSGADSRPIVYDLAPNCTREDIEHDANYHAVVNGVVEYGIFIDIADDISGLVHDSNLDRSYEVGDRLTVTLESVRDNGDLAFDVFNESSYQTVVVEHDPELTAIEELEPGIDAYVAGKVTKIKQTGGPTIFRVADETGIVATAAFQEAGVRAFPTVELDDIVRVGGAVEPHNGSLQIEVESLTQLDGADAEETRARLDTAFTRRAAPPDVSPLIEWDALEPLIDDLRDVAQLLRRTVLEGRPIRIRHHADGDGMCASVPVQLALERYIRDVYDDDDAARHLVKRLPSKAPFYEMEDVTRDLNFALEGRSRHGQRLPFLLMLDNGSTEEDVPAYENLAHYDVPTAVIDHHHPDPSAVDPLLDAHVNPYLHDEDYRITTGMLCVELARMIDPSVTDEIQHVPAVAGLADRSKADAMASYIELATTVGYDRDRLLELGEALDYAAHWLRYSDGQSIVNDVLNVGCSDESRHAELVDFLSSRAERDVERQLNATVPHLTHDRLESGAHLYQIDLDEWAHRFTYPAPGKTTGKLHDRQVEAHGEPVITIGYGPDFAVLRSDGVRLDIPRMVTELNEEVIGGGVSGGGHLVVGSIKFVEGMREAVLDSLVTKMGDAELDATLSSHAVADGASQIDN from the coding sequence ATGACTACTGATAGCGCCGGAGATTCCGGCGACTCGCGTCCGAATTCGGGCGCCGATTCACGACCTATCGTTTATGATCTTGCCCCTAATTGTACACGTGAAGATATTGAACATGATGCGAACTATCACGCAGTGGTAAATGGGGTTGTTGAGTACGGTATTTTCATCGATATTGCGGACGATATTTCAGGACTTGTTCATGATTCAAATCTTGACCGCTCGTATGAAGTCGGTGATCGGTTGACGGTCACACTTGAGTCTGTCCGCGATAACGGTGATCTCGCATTTGATGTCTTCAATGAATCAAGCTATCAGACCGTTGTTGTTGAGCATGACCCCGAACTCACCGCAATCGAAGAGCTTGAACCGGGAATAGATGCATATGTCGCAGGAAAGGTAACAAAAATCAAACAGACCGGTGGTCCAACAATCTTCCGAGTTGCTGATGAAACCGGGATTGTCGCCACAGCAGCCTTTCAAGAGGCAGGAGTCCGTGCATTCCCTACGGTTGAACTTGATGACATTGTCCGTGTTGGTGGGGCTGTTGAGCCACATAACGGCTCACTTCAAATTGAAGTTGAATCACTGACGCAACTCGATGGTGCTGACGCTGAGGAAACACGAGCACGTCTCGATACTGCCTTCACACGACGCGCCGCTCCTCCGGATGTTTCACCGCTTATTGAGTGGGATGCACTTGAACCGTTAATCGATGATCTTCGTGATGTTGCACAACTACTTCGCCGGACAGTACTTGAGGGACGACCAATTCGTATTCGTCATCATGCTGATGGTGATGGAATGTGTGCATCGGTTCCTGTCCAGCTCGCTCTTGAACGATACATTCGGGATGTGTATGATGATGATGATGCCGCACGACATCTTGTGAAGCGACTTCCGTCAAAAGCACCATTCTATGAGATGGAGGATGTCACTCGTGATCTTAATTTCGCACTTGAGGGACGATCACGACATGGACAGCGACTTCCATTTTTATTGATGCTTGATAATGGTTCGACAGAAGAGGATGTACCCGCATACGAGAACCTTGCACACTATGATGTGCCTACTGCAGTGATTGACCATCATCATCCTGACCCTTCAGCCGTTGATCCATTATTAGATGCTCATGTAAACCCGTATCTTCATGATGAAGATTATCGCATTACTACCGGGATGTTGTGCGTTGAACTTGCACGGATGATTGACCCATCAGTGACTGATGAGATTCAACATGTCCCTGCAGTTGCCGGGCTTGCAGACCGCTCAAAAGCGGATGCAATGGCGTCATATATTGAGTTGGCAACGACCGTTGGGTATGACCGTGATCGATTACTTGAGCTTGGTGAAGCGCTTGATTATGCTGCTCACTGGCTTCGATACAGTGATGGGCAATCAATTGTCAATGATGTATTGAACGTTGGATGCAGCGATGAATCACGACATGCTGAGCTTGTTGATTTCCTCTCAAGTCGTGCTGAACGCGATGTTGAACGACAACTCAATGCAACCGTTCCACATCTTACGCATGACCGACTTGAGTCCGGTGCGCATCTGTATCAAATTGATCTTGATGAGTGGGCTCACCGATTCACTTATCCCGCGCCTGGAAAAACCACAGGAAAACTCCATGACCGGCAAGTCGAAGCACATGGCGAACCAGTAATTACCATTGGGTATGGTCCGGACTTTGCGGTATTACGGTCAGACGGTGTTCGGCTAGACATTCCGCGGATGGTGACCGAACTTAACGAGGAGGTTATCGGGGGCGGTGTCTCTGGCGGCGGACATCTTGTTGTTGGGTCAATCAAATTTGTCGAAGGGATGCGTGAGGCGGTTCTTGACAGTCTTGTCACGAAGATGGGTGATGCGGAACTTGATGCAACACTTTCATCACACGCTGTTGCAGACGGTGCATCTCAAATCGACAACTGA
- a CDS encoding thiolase family protein produces the protein MERVAVIDAAMTQFGQRDGWIRELLAEAGQACLDTAGVSPDAIEHLYVSNMASGELEGQTGVSNALAHDLGAVPAYTARIDQTSSSGGAGVYAAWQSIASGASELTLLVGGEKMTHRTTAEATDVIASLTHPVEYKHGITLPSFAGLTARLYLETYDAPREALGKVAVKNHRNGVDNPHAQFRKEVSLETVLESPIVADPLRLYDFCPITDGSAALLFCPESLAERYTDTYAIVSGIGGATDTHVVHERGDPTTMGGVVDSSDDAYEMAEITSDDIDVAELHDMFTILEFLQLEDLGFFEKGAGWKAADEGITARDGALPINTSGGLKSKGHPLGASGIAQVYEIYQQVTNNAGPRQVEAKTGLACNVGGFGNCVTTTILENAQ, from the coding sequence ATGGAACGCGTAGCAGTAATCGATGCAGCGATGACACAATTTGGACAGCGAGACGGATGGATTCGTGAATTACTCGCAGAAGCTGGGCAGGCGTGTCTTGACACTGCCGGAGTGAGTCCCGATGCAATAGAGCATTTGTATGTCTCGAATATGGCAAGTGGGGAGCTTGAAGGGCAGACAGGCGTTTCAAACGCGCTTGCACATGATTTGGGAGCAGTCCCCGCATACACCGCCCGAATCGATCAAACCTCCTCATCAGGCGGAGCAGGTGTGTATGCTGCATGGCAATCCATTGCCTCTGGTGCATCAGAACTAACATTACTTGTTGGTGGTGAGAAAATGACACATCGGACGACTGCTGAGGCAACGGACGTTATTGCATCATTAACACATCCTGTAGAGTATAAACATGGGATAACACTGCCATCATTCGCGGGTCTGACAGCTCGATTATATCTCGAGACGTATGATGCACCACGGGAGGCACTTGGAAAGGTGGCGGTCAAGAACCATCGCAACGGTGTTGATAACCCACATGCGCAGTTTCGCAAGGAGGTTTCGCTTGAGACTGTACTTGAATCGCCGATTGTTGCTGATCCACTTCGATTATATGATTTCTGCCCGATTACTGATGGATCTGCAGCCCTGTTATTCTGCCCAGAGTCACTTGCGGAGAGATATACCGATACATATGCTATTGTGAGTGGGATTGGCGGTGCAACAGACACTCATGTCGTTCATGAACGCGGTGATCCAACGACGATGGGCGGTGTTGTTGACTCATCAGATGACGCGTATGAGATGGCTGAGATTACTTCTGATGACATTGATGTGGCTGAGCTACATGACATGTTCACGATTCTTGAATTCCTCCAATTAGAGGATCTCGGATTCTTTGAGAAAGGAGCTGGCTGGAAAGCGGCTGATGAAGGAATAACCGCACGTGATGGTGCATTACCAATCAACACGTCGGGGGGATTGAAATCAAAGGGACATCCACTCGGTGCCTCCGGCATTGCACAAGTATATGAGATTTATCAGCAAGTGACCAATAATGCCGGTCCACGACAGGTCGAGGCTAAAACTGGACTTGCATGTAATGTTGGAGGATTTGGAAACTGTGTGACAACAACAATCTTAGAGAATGCACAATGA
- a CDS encoding ABC transporter substrate-binding protein — translation MRVVSLLPSSTEILTALGVDPVGVSHSCDYPSSVHELPTLTSTPVEYGPDQSASDIDSQMQSIEGSAYDLDINALSALDPDLIITQDTCEVCAVDSTAVHEAVAAHDINADIMTLHPHSLTDVLADIERVGTAVGVPDLATDYRHQLTTRVEALTERAARVAAESTRPRTVALDWTDPIIAGGHWVPELIERAGGEPGLIDGGSSTPQRWADIEEFAPEVLLVAPCGFELSRAIEAVESIKSTADDAWDTLPAVETGVVGAIDGNGYVNRPGPRLVDTLEIIAGLCHPTAFDTPDSSIARSLNDV, via the coding sequence ATGCGTGTTGTCTCACTTCTTCCATCATCGACGGAGATCCTTACTGCGCTTGGTGTCGATCCTGTCGGTGTCTCTCATAGTTGTGATTACCCATCATCAGTGCATGAATTACCAACACTCACGAGCACACCGGTTGAGTATGGTCCCGATCAGTCTGCCAGTGATATCGATTCACAAATGCAATCAATTGAGGGTAGTGCATACGATCTTGATATCAATGCGCTTTCAGCGCTTGATCCGGATCTGATCATCACACAGGATACATGTGAGGTCTGTGCTGTTGATTCAACTGCTGTACATGAGGCTGTCGCTGCTCATGATATTAACGCTGACATCATGACACTTCATCCACACTCACTCACAGATGTGCTTGCTGATATCGAACGTGTCGGTACTGCCGTTGGAGTTCCCGATCTTGCAACAGACTATCGCCATCAATTAACCACACGGGTTGAGGCTCTCACTGAGCGTGCCGCACGGGTTGCTGCGGAATCGACTCGACCACGGACAGTTGCTCTTGATTGGACAGACCCAATCATTGCCGGCGGACACTGGGTCCCTGAGCTCATTGAACGAGCAGGTGGTGAACCGGGGCTCATCGATGGTGGTTCATCAACGCCACAACGATGGGCAGATATCGAGGAATTCGCTCCTGAAGTGCTTCTTGTTGCGCCCTGTGGGTTTGAGCTATCGCGTGCAATTGAAGCGGTTGAATCGATTAAATCAACTGCTGATGATGCATGGGACACACTCCCTGCTGTCGAGACAGGTGTCGTCGGTGCCATTGACGGCAATGGATATGTCAACCGACCAGGTCCCCGACTTGTTGATACACTCGAGATTATCGCTGGATTATGTCATCCAACAGCGTTTGATACGCCTGATTCTTCGATTGCGCGCTCACTAAATGATGTGTGA
- a CDS encoding phospholipase D-like domain-containing protein, which translates to MRLFELSTDTNTSSPVRAHRHISIDGLSMTGRRSSFAHSLLNSHFRLLILIVLILCIMIVVASGATAATAATSSIPDQKTPVIVTIVPNPVAENDVGEFIVVDTDGVSNLTLTDGESIITVPVVPGETVALSAAPNKTRQRVEIPVRQAAVGLSNGGEQLILNHQSERVHEVTYSDAPEGERLNATSMEWIPRGVELRSVMSTGSADVTAFVLPDTPAIPITAIQSANKRILLAGYTYVSPPMTDALLSASDRGVRIQVLLEGSPVGGLSTAQRTQLNRLSNNGIVVQLLAGTPARFAYHHPKYAVIDNSAIVLSENWKPAGTGGKNSRGWGVHAHSRATASELASVFAHDSTGYDVIPWSQARTDIGFNEVLPATGQYPTQFDAELMSVDEIRVLTAPGNAGEAVRSRIDTAEKRIDVVSPRMNPSGPYFYALVDAAKRGIQVRLLLSDAWYDTDKNRAVVNRASELNATGLPIRAQIVTSGDQFGKIHAKGAIIDDRVALVGSLNWNEHAGTKNREVVLELVGDEPATYYSRVFIADWQGYEGTDTASRRGVNTESEPEYVPVLLALGALAAVIIAGYALYSTILSDHP; encoded by the coding sequence ATGCGTCTTTTTGAATTATCGACGGACACTAATACCTCATCACCAGTTCGTGCTCATCGCCACATTTCTATCGATGGATTAAGCATGACCGGTCGGCGATCATCTTTCGCTCATTCTCTTCTTAATTCTCATTTTCGATTGCTGATACTTATTGTGCTCATACTCTGCATCATGATTGTTGTCGCAAGTGGGGCAACCGCAGCAACCGCGGCAACGTCATCAATACCCGATCAAAAGACTCCAGTAATTGTCACGATTGTCCCGAATCCAGTTGCTGAGAATGATGTTGGCGAATTCATTGTCGTTGATACCGATGGTGTAAGTAATCTAACGCTCACTGATGGTGAGTCAATAATTACTGTTCCTGTTGTGCCAGGAGAGACTGTTGCACTCAGTGCAGCGCCGAATAAAACACGCCAGCGTGTTGAGATACCCGTTCGACAGGCTGCGGTTGGGCTCTCGAATGGTGGTGAGCAACTTATCCTCAATCATCAAAGTGAGCGCGTTCATGAAGTGACATACTCTGACGCACCAGAGGGAGAACGGCTCAATGCAACAAGTATGGAGTGGATCCCGCGTGGTGTTGAACTTCGGTCAGTCATGTCAACAGGGTCAGCTGACGTAACAGCATTTGTTCTGCCTGACACGCCGGCTATACCGATAACTGCGATTCAATCAGCGAATAAGCGAATACTACTAGCGGGGTATACTTATGTATCACCACCAATGACAGATGCGCTTCTTTCGGCTTCTGACCGTGGAGTGCGGATTCAGGTCTTATTAGAAGGGTCACCGGTTGGTGGACTCTCAACCGCGCAACGAACACAGCTCAATCGGTTGAGTAATAATGGAATAGTCGTCCAGTTACTCGCTGGGACGCCTGCACGATTTGCATATCATCATCCGAAATATGCTGTTATCGATAATTCCGCTATTGTTCTTTCAGAGAACTGGAAACCAGCCGGAACCGGCGGGAAAAATAGCCGTGGATGGGGAGTGCACGCACACTCACGTGCCACTGCAAGCGAATTAGCGTCTGTGTTTGCACATGATAGTACCGGCTATGATGTCATTCCATGGTCACAAGCGCGGACAGATATCGGCTTTAATGAGGTGCTTCCAGCGACCGGGCAGTATCCAACCCAGTTTGATGCAGAACTGATGAGTGTTGATGAGATTCGTGTTCTCACGGCTCCAGGGAACGCGGGTGAGGCCGTTCGGAGCCGTATTGATACCGCTGAAAAACGCATTGACGTTGTCAGTCCGCGAATGAATCCATCAGGACCATACTTTTATGCACTTGTTGATGCAGCAAAACGTGGGATTCAGGTCCGATTATTGCTCTCAGACGCATGGTATGACACTGATAAGAATCGTGCTGTTGTCAATCGCGCGTCTGAACTAAACGCAACTGGGCTTCCAATTCGTGCACAGATTGTCACGTCTGGTGATCAATTCGGGAAAATTCATGCAAAAGGTGCAATTATCGATGATCGCGTTGCTCTCGTTGGAAGTCTCAATTGGAATGAACACGCAGGAACGAAAAACCGAGAGGTTGTGCTCGAGCTCGTTGGAGATGAGCCAGCAACATACTATAGCCGCGTATTTATAGCCGATTGGCAGGGATATGAAGGAACTGACACAGCATCTCGTAGGGGTGTAAATACTGAATCGGAGCCAGAGTATGTACCGGTATTACTCGCATTAGGTGCCCTCGCAGCAGTCATTATCGCAGGGTACGCATTGTACTCGACTATTCTTTCAGATCATCCCTAG
- a CDS encoding nitroreductase family protein, with the protein MEGLREEVAEHRAPEEDIDSLFVNRWSPRAMTGESLDEAQYMPLFEAARWAPSSYNNQHWRFLYATREDEEFELFADLLIEANREWAEDAGVLVTLVSKETFDHNGEHARTHSFDTGAAWQNLALEATRQGLVTHAMQGLDYEAAAEQLNVPDGFSVECMIAIGEHAPPETLSDELQEREFPSDRKPVDEILHRGGFDD; encoded by the coding sequence ATGGAAGGACTCCGAGAGGAAGTCGCAGAGCATAGAGCTCCAGAAGAAGATATCGACTCGCTTTTTGTTAATCGATGGTCGCCCAGAGCGATGACGGGCGAGTCACTCGATGAAGCACAATATATGCCGCTCTTCGAGGCAGCGCGATGGGCGCCGTCTTCGTACAATAACCAACATTGGCGTTTCCTGTACGCCACTCGGGAAGATGAAGAATTCGAGTTGTTTGCTGACCTGCTCATTGAAGCCAATCGAGAATGGGCGGAGGATGCCGGCGTGCTTGTCACTCTTGTGTCGAAGGAAACGTTCGATCATAATGGAGAGCATGCCCGTACTCACTCCTTTGATACAGGCGCAGCATGGCAGAACCTCGCACTTGAGGCTACTCGTCAAGGACTCGTTACACACGCGATGCAGGGACTTGACTATGAGGCTGCAGCAGAGCAACTCAATGTCCCAGATGGATTCAGCGTTGAATGTATGATTGCAATCGGTGAACATGCTCCTCCAGAGACACTTTCTGATGAACTACAAGAACGAGAGTTCCCAAGTGATCGAAAGCCCGTTGATGAAATACTCCATCGTGGTGGATTCGACGACTGA
- a CDS encoding HEAT repeat domain-containing protein, with amino-acid sequence MSDEDDETAADDAPESETSIAVTPESVISRLDDVESALDAAETESALDEVETTLATITDDFEASTLPEPDDDDEEDPTDELEARIEDLESELDIQRGPYASDVIESLEEATTTIEETRWTATGLSTITDTVDETYTNIAETVSNSITVDTSLEKIDVPADGDGSNSDEEARLITQLDGCMSAIADEGLDADDDAATIETLIKTAETLTEDLESAEEWDDLEVNEQLMAEGYYDVLGHYKDFPPEWSALKEWEKRGRVDMVLLAKESLQSEFMQDHCMNALVRMADPAAFDEMHELAQRRDKTAIKALGRMGSGATDAVETLSEYIDEDSDPGLQKVTFRALGEIGSSSVTQPLANKLIMENDNVRPYAARALGLIGDTRAIQPLGETLRTDESDDVRAAAAWALRQIGTRDALQTAAEHVDERSYLIQHEAKRAADALESAPA; translated from the coding sequence ATGAGTGATGAGGACGATGAGACGGCTGCTGATGATGCTCCCGAATCTGAGACGTCGATCGCTGTGACACCTGAGAGTGTTATAAGTCGTCTTGATGATGTCGAATCCGCGCTTGATGCTGCTGAAACCGAATCGGCACTTGATGAGGTTGAGACAACACTTGCGACAATTACGGATGATTTCGAAGCATCAACGCTTCCAGAGCCTGATGATGATGACGAGGAGGATCCAACAGATGAACTTGAAGCTCGCATTGAGGACCTCGAATCAGAACTCGACATCCAACGTGGTCCATACGCAAGCGATGTGATTGAGTCTCTCGAGGAAGCCACAACGACAATTGAGGAGACTCGCTGGACTGCAACTGGATTGAGCACAATTACTGACACTGTTGATGAAACCTATACCAATATCGCTGAGACAGTCTCAAATTCAATAACTGTCGATACATCGCTGGAGAAGATAGATGTGCCTGCTGATGGTGATGGGAGTAATAGCGATGAGGAGGCACGACTTATTACGCAACTCGATGGCTGTATGAGCGCAATTGCTGATGAGGGTCTTGACGCTGATGATGACGCAGCGACAATTGAAACACTAATCAAGACCGCTGAGACGCTTACAGAGGATCTTGAGAGCGCCGAGGAGTGGGACGATCTTGAGGTGAATGAGCAATTAATGGCTGAGGGCTATTATGACGTTCTTGGACATTACAAGGACTTTCCACCAGAGTGGTCAGCACTCAAAGAGTGGGAAAAGCGGGGGCGCGTTGATATGGTTTTACTCGCTAAAGAAAGTCTTCAGTCGGAATTTATGCAGGATCACTGTATGAATGCGCTTGTTCGAATGGCTGATCCTGCTGCATTCGACGAGATGCACGAACTCGCACAACGACGAGATAAAACAGCGATTAAAGCGCTTGGTCGAATGGGATCTGGAGCAACAGATGCTGTTGAGACTCTAAGTGAATATATTGACGAGGACTCTGATCCAGGACTACAAAAGGTAACGTTCCGAGCGCTTGGCGAGATTGGCTCATCAAGTGTGACACAGCCACTCGCAAATAAACTCATAATGGAAAATGATAATGTCCGACCATACGCTGCACGGGCACTTGGACTCATTGGAGACACACGGGCGATTCAGCCACTTGGGGAAACACTTCGCACAGATGAAAGTGATGATGTCCGCGCCGCTGCTGCATGGGCGCTTCGACAAATTGGGACACGAGATGCACTTCAAACAGCCGCAGAGCATGTTGATGAACGATCATATCTCATCCAGCACGAAGCCAAGCGAGCAGCAGATGCACTTGAAAGCGCCCCTGCATAG
- a CDS encoding DUF7548 family protein, whose amino-acid sequence MRLESIAPTVGAFTCLILAGAVFIPAVIITTPGVSVADYYAAGPFGISVVGFLALLNIIVFLAGKQGRTDPVTVAGLTLVSGIAMVGFASVWAISITSTLLYGFPSQYAWIVNHRWIIVGLASVTALAGSGYTTAVLR is encoded by the coding sequence ATGCGTCTTGAATCCATCGCGCCGACAGTCGGCGCATTTACCTGTCTCATTCTTGCCGGAGCAGTCTTCATACCAGCAGTGATTATCACCACTCCAGGGGTTAGTGTTGCAGATTACTATGCCGCCGGTCCATTCGGTATTTCTGTTGTTGGCTTTCTCGCATTATTGAATATTATTGTGTTTCTCGCCGGTAAGCAGGGTCGCACTGACCCGGTGACTGTTGCTGGGTTAACGCTGGTATCTGGGATTGCGATGGTTGGCTTTGCCAGTGTCTGGGCGATTTCGATTACATCAACACTGCTGTATGGGTTCCCGAGTCAGTATGCGTGGATTGTGAATCATCGCTGGATTATTGTCGGGCTTGCAAGCGTGACAGCCCTTGCCGGAAGCGGCTATACAACCGCTGTACTTCGCTAA
- a CDS encoding PhlB family protein: MTDENTADSNTTTGTNTAEEENQSELTAVRYADGTLGYPAHTLGSDGNPPVDTIDLREYTAEIITWTKATATPPGVREPNTLAIVEFEIDDESVRAIGQVTTTEITIGDRVEPVYVSELRDPTAGIREPDSQAWDGYRFKPIK, encoded by the coding sequence ATGACTGATGAGAATACCGCTGATTCAAACACAACTACAGGCACAAACACCGCTGAGGAAGAAAATCAATCGGAGTTGACAGCCGTCAGATATGCTGATGGAACTCTTGGATATCCTGCACATACGCTTGGATCCGATGGTAATCCACCGGTAGATACGATTGATCTACGTGAGTATACTGCAGAGATTATCACGTGGACAAAAGCAACGGCAACACCACCCGGCGTTCGCGAACCAAACACCCTCGCAATTGTTGAATTTGAGATTGATGATGAGTCAGTACGGGCTATCGGACAAGTAACAACAACAGAGATAACGATTGGCGACCGTGTAGAACCAGTTTACGTCTCGGAATTACGTGACCCGACTGCTGGGATTCGTGAACCGGACTCACAAGCATGGGATGGCTATCGATTCAAGCCCATCAAATAA
- a CDS encoding DUF7547 family protein, whose protein sequence is MSDRKPENQDDTDDLAVLLDDLNTTLSALEEAVDDEQQSSSTRSSQTSRDRNSASRDSSVQRRDGAQTDNRSEDDGGSSIGNVFRFTEEYTLPALISILETTIESLELLRGVLRFVDPEQSAFRDRSQTQNRRRRGQSPRRDPVSTVGREALSGLDRALSEIEETLAADNDQSLPSDRIPRDLLADARDLSAEVADRLGDVQNRPDRRRQRDTRELPRNRPDDTTRQERQRSQDSNNTAEQRQNEGAVTIDVDAPRKNANNDDGENKSSTDTHSDVTMMDNNAASNSESVNVDVESELASIKDTVDPDERFIDTDADADNNTDSSDDDNSGDRQSE, encoded by the coding sequence ATGTCGGATCGTAAGCCCGAGAATCAAGATGACACAGATGACCTCGCTGTGCTTCTTGATGATCTCAACACAACCCTTTCAGCGCTTGAGGAGGCGGTCGATGATGAACAGCAATCATCGTCAACTCGTTCGTCACAGACAAGTCGTGATCGAAATAGCGCTTCTCGTGATTCGTCGGTCCAGAGAAGGGATGGCGCGCAGACAGACAACCGCAGTGAAGATGATGGAGGGTCATCAATTGGTAACGTGTTCCGATTCACCGAGGAATACACGCTTCCGGCGCTCATTTCAATTCTTGAAACAACGATTGAATCACTTGAGTTGCTACGTGGTGTGCTTCGGTTCGTTGATCCTGAACAATCAGCGTTCCGTGACCGAAGTCAGACTCAAAATAGACGGAGGCGAGGGCAGTCTCCTCGTCGCGACCCGGTCTCGACAGTTGGTCGCGAAGCACTGTCAGGGCTTGATCGCGCACTTTCAGAAATAGAGGAGACGCTTGCGGCTGATAATGATCAATCACTCCCGAGTGATCGTATTCCGCGTGATCTCCTTGCTGATGCACGCGATCTTTCTGCAGAGGTTGCAGATCGACTTGGTGATGTGCAAAATAGACCTGACCGTCGCCGTCAAAGAGACACCCGTGAACTCCCCCGTAATCGACCGGATGATACGACTAGACAGGAGCGCCAACGGAGTCAAGATTCGAATAATACAGCCGAACAGCGGCAGAACGAGGGTGCTGTGACAATCGATGTTGATGCTCCGCGTAAGAATGCGAATAATGATGACGGAGAAAACAAGTCTTCTACGGACACTCATTCGGATGTAACGATGATGGATAATAATGCTGCGTCCAATTCTGAGTCGGTCAATGTTGACGTCGAATCAGAACTCGCATCTATCAAGGATACTGTTGACCCGGATGAACGATTCATCGATACCGATGCCGATGCCGATAATAATACTGACTCTTCGGATGATGACAACAGCGGTGACAGACAATCCGAGTGA
- the dpsA gene encoding DNA starvation/stationary phase protection protein DpsA — translation MSTQQTVRLRADEVEGSDALRIDSERASQLVDALNTDLAATQTLYHQLKKHHWNVEGAEFRDLHLFLGEAADEAEEFADELAERAQALGGAPVSSPSAISERSPVEPENEDVYDIRTSLGNDMEMYGDIIETLRDHIELAERLNDPTTAHMLRENLIEVEDAAHHIEHYLEDDTLVVESAMQ, via the coding sequence ATGAGCACACAACAAACAGTTCGACTCCGAGCTGACGAGGTCGAAGGTAGTGACGCGCTTCGGATTGATTCTGAACGTGCATCACAGTTGGTCGATGCGCTGAACACAGATCTGGCAGCGACGCAAACGCTATATCATCAACTCAAGAAACATCACTGGAACGTCGAGGGTGCAGAATTCCGTGACCTGCATCTATTCCTTGGCGAAGCCGCTGATGAGGCTGAGGAGTTCGCTGACGAACTTGCAGAACGTGCACAGGCACTCGGTGGCGCACCGGTTTCAAGTCCATCAGCCATCTCAGAACGATCACCAGTCGAACCAGAGAATGAGGATGTCTATGACATTCGAACATCACTCGGGAACGACATGGAAATGTACGGTGACATCATTGAGACGCTCCGAGATCATATCGAACTTGCGGAGCGACTCAACGACCCAACGACAGCGCACATGCTAAGAGAGAATCTTATTGAAGTCGAAGACGCTGCCCATCATATCGAACATTATCTCGAAGACGATACACTTGTTGTCGAATCAGCAATGCAGTAA